Below is a genomic region from Campylobacter geochelonis.
TTGAGATAAATGAGTTATCATCTAGTTTGATTGTCTCTATTTGAGAATATTTGTTTGTTTGGTTTTTGATTGTTAAAGTAGTGTTGTTATCGCTTCCATATCTTATAACTAAGTCTTGCATAAATACTCCATCTAGTTTAAAGCTAATCTCTTCTTTTTTAACTCCTTGAAGTATTAAGGTATCATCTCCACCTTCTATTAAATTTATTAGCTCTTTATCTTTGATAGTTGTGTTGGTTGCTTCTTTAGTTATGATATATGTATCATTACCATTTTCTCCTTGTAGAGTTGAGTTGTTTGCTTTAGATATTAAGGTGTCATCATTAGATGTTCCAAATATAGTTAAATTCTCTTCAATAGGTGTAGTTTGCATTAGTCTATTATAGCTTATTGCTTTATCTTTAAACTCAAAAAATTCTATTTTATTAGCTAAATTTGAGAAATTGCCTTTTATAGTGATTGAATCATTCTCGCCATATTTTATTATAAGATTATCTTTATCTTTATAAAGTGAGATTTCATCTTTATTTACATCTATAAATTTAATAATATCATGGTTAGAAAAAATAGAGTTATCACTCACTATATCTTTTCCATCACCTTTGTTAAACAGAT
It encodes:
- a CDS encoding calcium-binding protein; this encodes METINFIGNVGNDILNANNGMDTIIGNKGDDVLSGGNGDDVYLFNKGDGKDIVSDNSIFSNHDIIKFIDVNKDEISLYKDKDNLIIKYGENDSITIKGNFSNLANKIEFFEFKDKAISYNRLMQTTPIEENLTIFGTSNDDTLISKANNSTLQGENGNDTYIITKEATNTTIKDKELINLIEGGDDTLILQGVKKEEISFKLDGVFMQDLVIRYGSDNNTTLTIKNQTNKYSQIETIKLDDNSFISNEQIDKIIQQVNAYTSDNGISNITHDEARNNQAIMQIYASGWGS